CAAGCATGGTCCAAGTTACCGCCTTTAATCAGCCCAGCAACCATACATACAAACGTTGCAGGTGTGGGACAGTGTCTGCTTGCAAGCATTGCATTCAAAACATTCAACCCTGAATCAAAATCCTCGATACGACAAAACCCATCAATCATCATACGGTATGTAGCTGCATTTGGTTTACACCCTTTCATCTGCATTTCCGTCAGCACTCTATAAGCCTCAGGGACTCTACACTCAGTGCAAAGATGGTTTACCAGAATGTTATAGATCACAACATCTGGTTTTATCCGTCTTTTCTTCATCTCGCCGAGTAGAAGCTTTGCCTCATCAATTCTCCCTCTCTTCCCAAGATCACTCATCAAAATTCCGTAGTTAACGAGACCCGGTTTACACCCACGATACTCCATATCGAACATCAACTTCTTTGCTTCATTGTACTCTCCCTTACAACATAAACCTTTCATTAACAACCCAAATGTCACAGCATTCGGACGTATTCTTTTCTTAATCATATCTTCAAGCAAGCTCTTCGCCTTACCCATATCGTCATTTCGGCATAAGAAACCAATCAGGCTATTGTATGTCACAACACTCGGTTGCACCTCCATCTCAagcatttcgtcgaacaccttACATGCAGCTTCCCAATCGCATTTATCAAGAAATCCTTTGatcaaaatattgaaagaCACCGAATTGGGACGCAAACGCATATCCTTTGCCCCGTCGAAAAAGCTTTTGGCCTTTTCCAACTCGCCGTTATCGACCAGAACGTTGATGAGAGTGTTGAGAGACTGAATCGTGCGAACACAATCAAAGGAGGTGATTTTGTGGAAAACATCGATGGCTTTGTCGACCGAACCGGCTTTCCCGTAATGCTGAATCAATCCCATGAAGAGGGATTCTCTGCACCGGACGTTTCGATAGCGAACAAGGCGGAGAATTTGGTCGACGGCGTCGAAGTTACGGGACTTTGCAAGCTTGTAGATGAGAGAAGAGTAAGATGGGTAGTCGTGTCGGAAACCCATTTCCTGGTATTGgtggaagagagaaagagcttCCTCTGGGTCTTCGATTTCTTTGAGATCGGTGAGAAATGGCACTTCCTCCCATGGCTTCCTGGTGAATTTGTGAGTTGGTTCATGGCTGCTGGCTTTCTTTGTGGGTTTCTCAGGTCGAGATGTGTGGTAATGGCGTTGGGACGCGATGCACTGATTGTTGATTAGCACGGAAGATAGTCTTCTACGCATCGGattctcttcgtcttcttcctttgctCTGTTTCAGCTTAAATATGCAAACTCGGAATAAACTAGAaagctttatttttattttattttttggtgtgCGCGcaaagttttaaaatgtgaTTCTATATTCATGTGATCCTTATATACACACCACTCATTTgttcaacaaattttaattttcattgcTGCAGTATAATTCTACATGTAAAACCGAAACAAGAAATCCATCTGATCATTCATTTATGTGGTTCTCTTCTTGCACATCCAAACGATGGGCGTGGAATATATAGCCAAGGAGGCTTATGGACATTGTTGATTCTCCTTGCGAGTCAAGGTCTTCGCAGCTTGGCCTGAAGgctacaaagaaaataatcacaCACAGAAACTGTAAAACCAAAGGAAATGACGTTGGACTAAGAGATacagaaattttgtttggttagcAACGTACCAAGGATGTGTGTTTTAAGATGGAGATGGTGCAGTTGCTGTTCTTATGGTCACGTGATAGCGAAAGTCTCACGTGTGGGATGCTTTTCCATGTTTCCCCAAGAGCTGGTTTGGTTTTACCACCTTCTCCTCCAGCACCCACCGTGTGATTTGTCACCTTCAATACACAAggagacacaaaaaaaaggttttgacTTTAAAGCACAAGGACACGCTTAATGGCCTGAAACTTCTTTAATACCAGTATAGCGATGCTATGTTCATGAGCCAGCTTCTTAAGCAAATATCCAATTGCCACCATCAAAGCGCGTCCTGCACACACCAATTTCTGAGTCATTCTTCATAATCACCCGCACAACTGTTAACCATTGAGGTGAAGAAAAAGTGATAGACATACAAGGGTATGTACCCTGTGAGCCACTGCCTCCAAGGATTGGAGTAAtcagagaagagattgaatCAACAACTAACAATCGTAGTCGGGACTCATTCACATTCATCTGCAAGTGAAAAGAAATAGATAACTCATGGTTAACACTAAGAATATAGACATTAAAGTGACATTGAGGAGATTGCATCTTTTAGCTAGCTTAATACCTGCAACCTCAAAGTAATCTCTAGATCTTGCAGCGTATCAAACAGTGTATATATGTCATAGACCGTGTGGCATAATATTCTGCTCATGACTTTCTGCACTTATACGTTTCTTGTCCATaagattaaaaacataaataattggTGATTGACTAAAGAACTGGGTCATAGGCTAGGGtacaagaaataaataaacctGCCCTAAAGTAGCATCTGAACTGGAGCAGATAAATTGAGCAATGCGTCGGGCAGAAAAAGAGTTCCCTGTGTCTAAATACAAGACTCTGCCAAGATGATTCTCTGCTACACTTGCAGCAGCTTGCATGCAAAACTAGTCATTCATAAGAAATCACACAATGTAAAGAGAGAGCACAAAAAAAGGGTAAGCAAAGACAACACTTTTTTTCTAGGAACAGTCTCTTTGTTTGAATGAAACAATCTACAATTCCTAAAGATTTAAAACGATTATCTATGAATAATTTTCACACAGAAGACaagacaaaaacatgaatagTGAAATGCCTAACAGAAAATACATACTTGTGTTTTCCCAGAAGAGGAAGGTCCGACAAGTTCTGTAAGCTGACCCTCACGGAATCCACCTTGAAGCAATGAGTCCGTCTCTTTGTCTCCAGTCGACAGAGTATGTTTATTACGGTGTAGATCCTCCAACAGTTTTAAACCATTCACCAATGGCCGACACTGACGTTCTATCAAAGAGAGGATGAGAGTGATACCCTGAAGCATCCGAAGGAAAACATATGTCACATACCTTTGAGCGCACACACACAATTAAACCTCAAAAATCGACAGTAACGTTAAGTAAAAAGCTAAAAACCTCTTTCAATCTATCTGCATTTGTCTGCCGTTGAGAAAATGCAGTAAGTTCGTAGAGATCATGCAGAAGGAAATCCTCAACTGCAATTTTGAGAAAAGCCATCAACACAAACATTCCAAACCGAATCCGACTCTATAACTACAAAAATCTAATTCGTCGAACACCTTTAGCTTAAACGATCAAATATCAAACAGCGCACTATCCAGATTCCagaattcaaaactttttaaagtgAACTTACAGTAATTGGACTAAGCAATTGTGTTTCTCATGTTCATATGCCAACCACAGTCGTTTTTTTGCAGGCAAACAGGAGAAATCAAATAGAATCGATACGAGAAAACGAGatacaagaagagaagatgtaGAACACAACTTGTTAAAATTCCATGAGAGGCGCAGAAATCTTGGAAACATGCGTCGATGATTGGATTTTCCTTCTCCAGATGTTTGAGAGGCGCCATTGTTGTTACACCTCCACTGCCCTCAAATTGGAATGTGGAGAAGGAAGAACAAATCCAATTAGCCTCCGGTTCGTTTTCACGACCCAGACTCTTAATCCCGGTTTACCCCAATCTGAAAACCGCAAATAGGGCCAGCCTTGTTTTAGCCCGAAAATCTCTCATTCAATTTTATCAGGCCCAGAGCTTATATTTTTCAACGGATCCGGACCGGCCCTAAACTTTTAGCCCATTTTAACATCCTTGGTCACCTCAATTTTAAACCGATACTCAGTTAAcctaaaccaaataaatttataaatttccagatctcttattttttttttcctatttaattactttccaaagaaattttatttatattaaatctttgaagattttcaTTGATTGAAATCATTTGTTAATATCAAACTTCTATATGTATTTTCGAACATTTCCAAACTGTATATACACATGTGAACTGATTGATTCATTTCCTATAATTAAATCTTTCCAGTTTCTATAAAAGGCAGTGCTTTCAAATTTGTTAGCTTAATTCCAGTAATCAACAATTAAAGACAGTcgacactatatatatacctaaAACACACACATCAGCCTATACTGCAAAACATTACTCCATTCTTAAACAAATCTCGTAATCGATTATTTCAAGCATTTTCTAAGCAAGACTAGAAATTAGATAGAAGGAGAAACTTAaggttacaacttacaagacATGAAGATGAAGTTCACTACATTAGTTTTCGTTGCGTTTGTTCTCTCGTCAATGGCTCCGACCAAAGCAGAGGAGAAAGCGGCATGCGTCGTGACAGATCTCAAAGCATGCCTACCAGATATAATAGGCGAAACCCCACCATCGACAAAATGTT
This sequence is a window from Arabidopsis thaliana chromosome 1 sequence. Protein-coding genes within it:
- a CDS encoding Tetratricopeptide repeat (TPR)-like superfamily protein (Tetratricopeptide repeat (TPR)-like superfamily protein; FUNCTIONS IN: molecular_function unknown; INVOLVED IN: biological_process unknown; LOCATED IN: mitochondrion; EXPRESSED IN: 10 plant structures; EXPRESSED DURING: 6 growth stages; CONTAINS InterPro DOMAIN/s: Pentatricopeptide repeat (InterPro:IPR002885); BEST Arabidopsis thaliana protein match is: Pentatricopeptide repeat (PPR-like) superfamily protein (TAIR:AT5G16420.1); Has 40211 Blast hits to 12438 proteins in 276 species: Archae - 2; Bacteria - 44; Metazoa - 539; Fungi - 492; Plants - 37971; Viruses - 0; Other Eukaryotes - 1163 (source: NCBI BLink).), with the protein product MRRRLSSVLINNQCIASQRHYHTSRPEKPTKKASSHEPTHKFTRKPWEEVPFLTDLKEIEDPEEALSLFHQYQEMGFRHDYPSYSSLIYKLAKSRNFDAVDQILRLVRYRNVRCRESLFMGLIQHYGKAGSVDKAIDVFHKITSFDCVRTIQSLNTLINVLVDNGELEKAKSFFDGAKDMRLRPNSVSFNILIKGFLDKCDWEAACKVFDEMLEMEVQPSVVTYNSLIGFLCRNDDMGKAKSLLEDMIKKRIRPNAVTFGLLMKGLCCKGEYNEAKKLMFDMEYRGCKPGLVNYGILMSDLGKRGRIDEAKLLLGEMKKRRIKPDVVIYNILVNHLCTECRVPEAYRVLTEMQMKGCKPNAATYRMMIDGFCRIEDFDSGLNVLNAMLASRHCPTPATFVCMVAGLIKGGNLDHACFVLEVMGKKNLSFGSGAWQNLLSDLCIKDGGVYCEALSEVISI
- the RAD51D gene encoding DNA repair RAD51-like protein (homolog of RAD51 D (RAD51D); FUNCTIONS IN: DNA-dependent ATPase activity, DNA binding, ATP binding; INVOLVED IN: DNA repair, somatic cell DNA recombination, regulation of response to biotic stimulus; EXPRESSED IN: sperm cell, male gametophyte, flower; EXPRESSED DURING: petal differentiation and expansion stage; CONTAINS InterPro DOMAIN/s: DNA recombination/repair protein RecA/RadB, ATP-binding domain (InterPro:IPR020588), DNA recombination and repair protein Rad51, C-terminal (InterPro:IPR013632); BEST Arabidopsis thaliana protein match is: DNA repair (Rad51) family protein (TAIR:AT2G28560.1); Has 4147 Blast hits to 4147 proteins in 1269 species: Archae - 448; Bacteria - 1641; Metazoa - 721; Fungi - 410; Plants - 391; Viruses - 2; Other Eukaryotes - 534 (source: NCBI BLink).); the encoded protein is MAPLKHLEKENPIIDACFQDFCASHGILTIEDFLLHDLYELTAFSQRQTNADRLKEGITLILSLIERQCRPLVNGLKLLEDLHRNKHTLSTGDKETDSLLQGGFREGQLTELVGPSSSGKTQFCMQAAASVAENHLGRVLYLDTGNSFSARRIAQFICSSSDATLGQKVMSRILCHTVYDIYTLFDTLQDLEITLRLQMNVNESRLRLLVVDSISSLITPILGGSGSQGRALMVAIGYLLKKLAHEHSIAILVTNHTVGAGGEGGKTKPALGETWKSIPHVRLSLSRDHKNSNCTISILKHTSLPSGQAAKTLTRKENQQCP
- the RAD51D gene encoding DNA repair RAD51-like protein (homolog of RAD51 D (RAD51D); FUNCTIONS IN: nucleoside-triphosphatase activity, DNA-dependent ATPase activity, DNA binding, nucleotide binding, ATP binding; INVOLVED IN: DNA repair, somatic cell DNA recombination, regulation of response to biotic stimulus; LOCATED IN: endomembrane system; EXPRESSED IN: sperm cell, male gametophyte, flower; EXPRESSED DURING: petal differentiation and expansion stage; CONTAINS InterPro DOMAIN/s: DNA recombination/repair protein RecA/RadB, ATP-binding domain (InterPro:IPR020588), ATPase, AAA+ type, core (InterPro:IPR003593), DNA recombination and repair protein Rad51, C-terminal (InterPro:IPR013632); BEST Arabidopsis thaliana protein match is: DNA repair (Rad51) family protein (TAIR:AT2G28560.1); Has 4124 Blast hits to 4124 proteins in 1258 species: Archae - 446; Bacteria - 1629; Metazoa - 719; Fungi - 404; Plants - 385; Viruses - 2; Other Eukaryotes - 539 (source: NCBI BLink).), with protein sequence MFVLMAFLKIAVEDFLLHDLYELTAFSQRQTNADRLKEGITLILSLIERQCRPLVNGLKLLEDLHRNKHTLSTGDKETDSLLQGGFREGQLTELVGPSSSGKTQFCMQAAASVAENHLGRVLYLDTGNSFSARRIAQFICSSSDATLGQKVMSRILCHTVYDIYTLFDTLQDLEITLRLQMNVNESRLRLLVVDSISSLITPILGGSGSQGRALMVAIGYLLKKLAHEHSIAILVTNHTVGAGGEGGKTKPALGETWKSIPHVRLSLSRDHKNSNCTISILKHTSLPSGQAAKTLTRKENQQCP
- the RAD51D gene encoding DNA repair RAD51-like protein, producing MAPLKHLEKENPIIDACFQDFCASHGILTIEDFLLHDLYELTAFSQRQTNADRLKEGITLILSLIERQCRPLVNGLKLLEDLHRNKHTLSTGDKETDSLLQGGFREGQLTELVGPSSSGKTQFCMQAAASVAENHLGRVLYLDTGNSFSARRIAQFICSSSDATLGQKVMSRILCHTVYDIYTLFDTLQDLEITLRLQMNVNESRLRLLVVDSISSLITPILGGSGSQGTYP
- the RAD51D gene encoding DNA repair RAD51-like protein, with translation MFVLMAFLKIAVEDFLLHDLYELTAFSQRQTNADRLKEGITLILSLIERQCRPLVNGLKLLEDLHRNKHTLSTGDKETDSLLQGGFREGQLTELVGPSSSGKTQFCMQAAASVAENHLGRVLYLDTGNSFSARRIAQFICSSSDATLGQKVMSRILCHTVYDIYTLFDTLQDLEITLRLQMNVNESRLRLLVVDSISSLITPILGGSGSQGTYP
- a CDS encoding Bifunctional inhibitor/lipid-transfer protein/seed storage 2S albumin superfamily protein (Bifunctional inhibitor/lipid-transfer protein/seed storage 2S albumin superfamily protein; INVOLVED IN: lipid transport; LOCATED IN: endomembrane system; CONTAINS InterPro DOMAIN/s: Bifunctional inhibitor/plant lipid transfer protein/seed storage (InterPro:IPR016140), Plant lipid transfer protein/seed storage/trypsin-alpha amylase inhibitor (InterPro:IPR003612), Plant lipid transfer protein/hydrophobic protein, helical domain (InterPro:IPR013770); BEST Arabidopsis thaliana protein match is: Bifunctional inhibitor/lipid-transfer protein/seed storage 2S albumin superfamily protein (TAIR:AT1G43667.1); Has 285 Blast hits to 284 proteins in 30 species: Archae - 0; Bacteria - 0; Metazoa - 0; Fungi - 0; Plants - 285; Viruses - 0; Other Eukaryotes - 0 (source: NCBI BLink).), producing the protein MKMKFTTLVFVAFVLSSMAPTKAEEKAACVVTDLKACLPDIIGETPPSTKCCTKLKDKKSCFCEYLKNPLIAPYMTSAKQVLEACGVPVPVCQRF